A single region of the Oceanivirga salmonicida genome encodes:
- a CDS encoding basic amino acid/polyamine antiporter yields the protein MINNEKKVGLFGLIALTVSSVIGGGIFNLMSDMAKSASVGPSIIALIISGLGMGIFVFCLQNLNEKLPHLDAGIYSYAEEGMGSFAGFNSALGYWLSIFLGNVALGSLAFSALGYFFPIFEDGSNIYSVIGASILIWVMHFTILKGASFASKINGIITIAKLLPLGIFITALIVAFDINLFTLDFWGTINQNFNWSEVKPQVSKAMVSVVWVFVGVEGAIVYSGRANSKKIVGKANILSFMIITSIYLLVIVLSFAVLSRPDLATLDKPAMAQVLESVVGKWGSILINASVVISAIGAWFACTMFSGEILYQAAKNNVFPNLFLKENIYKAPSTALLVSNGLVQFFFLSLLINKSAYNFMALLASSTMLVPYFFVSFSQMKLSWNWAGNKISKNVILGLISSIYMAYCVFSSGYEYILVTTLLFAPGMVLYIWARKQNNKRVFSKLEMIGAFLIIIGALLSLFWIMNGTIDIANM from the coding sequence ATGATAAATAATGAAAAAAAGGTTGGATTGTTTGGATTGATAGCTTTGACTGTTAGTTCTGTAATTGGTGGCGGAATTTTTAATCTAATGAGCGATATGGCAAAATCAGCATCAGTAGGACCATCTATAATTGCTTTAATAATTTCTGGATTAGGTATGGGAATTTTTGTATTTTGTTTACAAAATTTAAATGAAAAACTCCCACATTTAGATGCTGGTATTTATAGTTATGCAGAAGAAGGAATGGGAAGTTTTGCGGGATTTAATAGTGCTTTGGGGTACTGGTTATCTATATTTCTAGGAAATGTTGCATTAGGTTCATTAGCATTTAGTGCTTTAGGATATTTTTTCCCAATTTTTGAAGACGGTTCTAATATTTATTCTGTTATAGGAGCATCTATTTTAATTTGGGTAATGCATTTCACAATTTTAAAGGGGGCAAGTTTTGCTTCTAAAATTAATGGAATTATTACTATTGCTAAATTACTTCCATTAGGAATTTTTATTACAGCACTTATTGTGGCATTTGATATAAATTTATTTACATTAGATTTTTGGGGAACTATAAATCAAAATTTTAATTGGAGTGAAGTAAAACCTCAAGTTAGCAAAGCAATGGTTTCTGTTGTTTGGGTTTTTGTTGGTGTAGAAGGAGCTATTGTTTATTCTGGGCGTGCAAATAGCAAAAAAATTGTTGGTAAAGCCAATATTTTAAGTTTTATGATTATTACTTCTATATACTTGCTTGTAATAGTTTTAAGTTTTGCAGTTTTATCTCGTCCTGATTTAGCAACACTTGATAAACCAGCAATGGCACAAGTGTTAGAGTCTGTAGTAGGTAAGTGGGGTTCTATTTTAATTAATGCTAGTGTAGTTATATCAGCTATTGGAGCATGGTTTGCATGTACAATGTTTAGTGGAGAAATTTTATATCAAGCCGCTAAAAATAATGTATTTCCAAATTTATTTTTAAAAGAGAATATATATAAAGCACCGTCAACAGCTTTATTAGTAAGTAATGGATTAGTTCAATTTTTCTTTTTATCTTTACTAATTAATAAAAGTGCATATAATTTTATGGCATTATTAGCTTCTAGTACAATGCTAGTTCCGTATTTCTTTGTATCATTTAGTCAAATGAAATTATCTTGGAATTGGGCTGGAAATAAAATTTCTAAAAATGTTATATTAGGGCTTATTTCATCAATTTATATGGCTTATTGTGTATTTTCATCGGGGTATGAATATATTTTAGTTACAACATTATTATTTGCACCAGGTATGGTCTTATATATATGGGCAAGAAAACAAAATAATAAAAGAGTATTTAGTAAATTAGAAATGATAGGAGCCTTTTTAATAATAATAGGAGCATTATTAAGTTTGTTTTGGATTATGAATGGAACTATTGATATAGCTAATATGTAA